The Candidatus Sulfotelmatobacter sp. region GCGGTGACCCGCGGCGCGCGCGATCAGGTTCAGCATCTCGACGTGGCCGGGCGGACTCGGTTCCCCGCGCTCGGCGAGCGAGCGCACGAGTGATCGTGCAAACGCGGAGAGATCGGACGTGGCGAACGGGACGAGTTCTCGAGGCATGGCGCTTCCTCGCATACGGTACGCGCGCTCGCGGCCCCGCGAGAGCAGGGTGCCGGGGATCGCCGTCTTGCCAGCCGGGCGCGCGCCGCTTTCGCGGAAGCGTTCCAGAGCCGAGAATGCGTGGCAGGTCTAGCTCGCGGCCTCGAGGGACCGCGCGGCGATGCCTGGGTGAACTGCCGACCCGTACCCCAGACTAACCGATTCGCGAGGAATTTCCGAGATTGCTCGAATGAACCTGCCGACGTCTGGTTCGAGGCGCCCGCCGTCGGTCGCATCGAGCTACTGGCTGACGCGTTTCCTGATGCTTCGACTGCTGGGGCTCGTCTACTTCTTCGCGTTTCTCTCCGCCGCCCGGCAGGTCGTGCCGCTGATCGGCAGCGACGGGCTGACCCCCGCTTCGGTGTGGATGGGCGACGTGGCCGCCGGGCTCGGATCGCGCGGCGCGGCGTTCCTCGCGTTCCCCGGCCTGTTCTGGTGGGACTCGTCGAACGCCGCGCTGGTCGGGGCCGCGTGGCTGGGTGTCGGACTCTCACTGCTGGTGGTCGCGGGTTTCGCGAATGCAGTGCTGATGGCGGTGCTGTGGGCGCTCTACATGTCGTTCGTTCACGTCGG contains the following coding sequences:
- a CDS encoding lipase maturation factor family protein, whose protein sequence is MLRLLGLVYFFAFLSAARQVVPLIGSDGLTPASVWMGDVAAGLGSRGAAFLAFPGLFWWDSSNAALVGAAWLGVGLSLLVVAGFANAVLMAVLWALYMSFVHVGQEWYGYGWEIQLLETGFLAIFLCPLLDPRPFPKRPPPRVVIWLNRWLIFRIMLGAGLIKLRGDPCWRDLTCLDYHYLTQPIPNPLSRWFHFHPPLV